Proteins from one Limanda limanda chromosome 9, fLimLim1.1, whole genome shotgun sequence genomic window:
- the enc3 gene encoding ectodermal-neural cortex 3, giving the protein MSVSNHENRKSRSSSGSMNIQLFHKTTHADSLLTQLNLLRKRKVFTDVVLKAGNRSFPCHRAVLASCSRYFEAMFSGGLRESRDAEVNFHDSLHPEVLELLLDYAYSARIIINEENAESLLEAGDMLQFHDIRDAAADFLEKNLDQSNCLGMMLLSDAHQCQRLYELSWRMCLADFATLFKTEDFLSLPRDKVQELILSEELEVEDESLVYEAVIDWVKADMERRHSELPELLRCVRLALLPETYLLKNVASEELVMCHKVGREIVEDAVRCKMRILQNDGIVTGFCARPRKVSQALLLLGGQTFMCDKVYMIDNKTKEITPKTDIPSPRKECSACAIGCKVYVTGGRGSENGASKDVWVYDTLHDEWSKAAPMLVARFGHGAAELDHILYVVGGHTSLAGSFPASPSVSLKQVEQYDPQTNKWTLVAPLREGVSNAAVVGAKNKLFAFGGTSVNRDKFPKVQCFDPCENRWSVPASCPQLWRYTAAAVVGNHIVVIGGDTEFSASSAYRFNSETFQWSKFGDVTTKRISCHAVASGNRLYVVGGYGAQRCKTLDCYDPSSDSWDSVTSVPYSLIPTAFVSTWKYLSA; this is encoded by the exons ATGTCTGTCAGTAACCACGAAAACAGAAAGTCTCGCTCCAGTTCCGGCTCCATGAATATCCAACTCTTCCACAAGACAACCCATGCGGACAGCCTGTTGACTCAACTCAACCTGCTGCGAAAACGAAAGGTCTTCACAGATGTTGTCCTGAAGGCCGGAAACCGATCCTTCCCCTGCCACCGGGCGGTCCTGGCCTCCTGCAGCCGGTACTTTGAGGCCATGTTCAGCGGCGGGCTCAGGGAGAGTCGTGACGCTGAAGTCAACTTCCATGACTCTCTCCATCCAGAGGTGCTGGAGCTCTTGCTCGACTACGCCTACTCGGCCCGAATCATTATCAACGAGGAAAATGCAGAATCGCTACTAGAAGCCGGAGACATGCTTCAGTTCCATGACATTCGAGACGCAGCGGCAGACTTTCTAGAAAAGAACCTCGACCAGTCGAACTGTTTGGGGATGATGCTGCTGTCGGATGCACATCAGTGCCAGAGACTGTATGAGCTGTCATGGAGGATGTGCTTGGCAGACTTTGCTACCCTCTTCAAGACAGAGGACTTCCTCAGCCTGCCCAGAGACAAAGTCCAGGAGCTAATCCTcagtgaggagctggaggtggaggatgagAGCCTGGTGTATGAGGCTGTCATCGACTGGGTTAAGGCGGACATGGAGCGGAGGCACAGCGAGCTGCCCGAGCTGCTGCGCTGTGTCCGCTTGGCACTGCTCCCTGAAACCTACCTGCTGAAGAATGTGGCTTCAGAGGAGCTGGTCATGTGCCACAAAGTGGGTCGGGAGATTGTTGAAGATGCCGTACGGTGTAAGATGAGGATCCTCCAGAACGACGGCATCGTAACAGGGTTCTGTGCTCGGCCAAGGAAGGTCAGTCAGGCCCTGCTGCTACTGGGAGGTCAGACCTTCATGTGCGATAAAGTCTACATGATCGACAACAAGACCAAGGAGATCACGCCCAAAACAGACATCCCCAGCCCTAGGAAAGAATGCAGTGCCTGTGCTATTGGTTGCAAG gtttatgttactggAGGGCGTGGCTCTGAAAACGGGGCTTCCAAAGATGTCTGGGTCTACGACACATTACACGACGAGTGGTCCAAAGCGGCCCCCATGTTGGTAGCCAGATTTGGACATGGTGCTGCGGAGCTGGACcacatactgtatgttgtgGGAGGACACACGTCTCTTGCGGGATCCTTTCCTgcctctccgtctgtctccctCAAGCAGGTGGAGCAATACGACCCTCAGACCAACAAGTGGACTCTAGTGGCTCCGCTCAGAGAAGGTGTAAGCAACGCTGCTGTTGTTGGTGCCAAAAACAAACTCTTTGCCTTTGGGGGCACCAGCGTCAACAGAGACAAGTTTCCTAAGGTCCAATGCTTTGACCCTTGTGAGAACCGTTGGTCAGTACCGGCCTCCTGTCCACAGCTGTGGCGATATACCgctgcagctgtagttggtAACCACATTGTAGTGATCGGTGGTGACACTGAATTCTCAGCCAGCTCCGCTTACAGATTCAACAGCGAGACGTTTCAGTGGTCAAAGTTTGGCGATGTGACAACCAAACGGATCAGCTGCCACGCAGTGGCGTCAGGAAACAGACTCTATGTGGTCGGGGGATATGGGGCTCAGAGATGTAAGACACTCGACTGTTACGATCCATCATCAGACTCTTGGGACAGTGTGACGAGTGTGCCCTACTCACTCATTCCCACCGCCTTCGTCAGCACGTGGAAGTACCTCTCAGCATAG